In Pseudobacter ginsenosidimutans, the following are encoded in one genomic region:
- a CDS encoding RagB/SusD family nutrient uptake outer membrane protein: MKKLCYILSVAVLFLLILSSCKKWMDVQPKISIKSDVLLRTEQGYRDALIGCYTLMKSQRLYARELTFGFVDAAAQQYDTYNNSVYNDVAMWNYTTVASVRSKIDGIWSGIYNILANVNNILDNIDSDKGIFTNGNYELIKGEALAIRAFLHLDLLRLFASSNLSLKAIPYIKTLSTKVIGSSNGNEVIGLILQDAAAAEELLKEDPIKSGKKYIYSQDEFMNNRHQRLNYYACKAIAARACLWAGKKVEALAKAREVLQDADRLFPWIQSLDISATSERDKDYTFSTENLFALNVHDLKNISNTWFMAALPNNLLFRGSYFYEEMYEKYSIGANDYRLLFTSKLSGWDYVLYKYYQPDNYKAAYAGMIPLFRRSELNYIAAECLIGVNNEEAIDLLNEVRRHRGISADLDHSLSNAEVTAELLKEYRKEFQGEGQLFYYCKRNKLTNFPDGYQTVTDKEYVLPKPENETEFGQ; this comes from the coding sequence ATGAAAAAGCTATGCTATATACTTTCGGTAGCCGTCCTGTTCCTGCTGATTTTGTCATCCTGCAAAAAATGGATGGATGTGCAGCCGAAGATCAGCATCAAATCTGATGTTTTGCTGCGTACCGAACAAGGCTACAGGGATGCGCTGATCGGCTGCTACACATTGATGAAGAGCCAGAGGCTGTATGCACGGGAACTGACCTTCGGCTTTGTGGACGCTGCGGCTCAACAATACGACACCTACAATAATTCGGTATATAACGATGTGGCCATGTGGAACTATACCACTGTAGCCTCAGTGAGATCGAAGATAGATGGGATCTGGTCGGGCATATATAATATACTGGCCAACGTGAATAATATCCTGGACAATATAGACAGCGATAAAGGCATCTTCACCAACGGTAATTATGAACTGATCAAAGGCGAAGCGCTGGCGATCCGCGCCTTCCTGCATCTAGACCTGCTGCGTCTCTTCGCATCCTCCAATCTTTCATTGAAAGCCATTCCCTATATCAAAACACTATCCACCAAAGTGATCGGTTCTTCCAATGGCAATGAAGTGATCGGTCTTATCCTCCAGGATGCCGCCGCGGCTGAAGAACTCTTGAAGGAGGATCCCATCAAATCCGGCAAAAAATATATTTACAGCCAGGATGAATTCATGAATAACAGGCACCAGAGATTGAATTATTATGCATGCAAAGCTATTGCTGCCAGAGCTTGCCTCTGGGCCGGGAAAAAAGTGGAAGCACTCGCGAAGGCCAGGGAAGTATTGCAGGATGCCGACCGCCTCTTTCCCTGGATCCAATCTTTGGATATTTCCGCAACCAGTGAGCGCGACAAAGATTATACCTTCTCAACGGAGAACCTCTTTGCACTGAATGTTCATGACCTGAAAAATATCTCCAACACCTGGTTCATGGCGGCATTGCCCAATAACCTGCTCTTCAGGGGCTCCTACTTCTACGAAGAAATGTATGAGAAGTATTCAATAGGCGCCAATGACTACCGCCTGCTCTTTACTTCAAAACTTTCAGGCTGGGATTATGTCCTTTATAAATATTATCAGCCCGATAATTACAAGGCTGCTTATGCGGGTATGATCCCGCTGTTCAGAAGATCTGAATTGAATTATATAGCAGCGGAATGTTTGATCGGTGTGAATAATGAAGAGGCGATTGATCTGCTGAACGAAGTCCGCCGGCATCGCGGCATCAGTGCGGACCTCGATCATTCACTGTCCAATGCAGAAGTAACAGCGGAGTTACTCAAGGAGTATCGGAAGGAATTCCAGGGCGAAGGGCAGTTGTTCTACTATTGCAAGCGCAATAAGCTCACTAATTTCCCCGATGGCTACCAGACTGTAACCGATAAAGAGTATGTATTGCCAAAGCCTGAAAACGAGACCGAGTTCGGGCAATGA
- a CDS encoding DUF4843 domain-containing protein, with product MKLIIRYMIFPLALVAFAGCSSKDIQGYETDPGLFFQIPGSGSVALRDSIIYSFPAKPDVGDHDTLWFKACIMGNAASFDREIGIRINTDKTTAVEGTHFRIEGRKIPADSFSVRVPVIIYKNGLKDKSVRLEIEVTENQYFKPGYDRYKKAVFIWGDMFLKPDIWDKSNYRSAFGEFTPTRYAFILKACNITELPDPMNLTLLAYYNSVARKALFDHNAIPGNTPLTDELGTVEFPVYTGVGGLG from the coding sequence ATGAAACTGATCATTCGATATATGATTTTCCCGCTTGCCCTTGTGGCATTCGCAGGCTGTTCCTCCAAGGATATCCAGGGCTACGAAACTGATCCCGGCCTGTTCTTTCAAATACCCGGATCCGGATCAGTGGCGTTGAGGGATTCAATCATCTACTCTTTCCCCGCCAAACCGGATGTGGGAGATCATGATACCCTCTGGTTCAAAGCCTGCATCATGGGCAATGCTGCCTCCTTTGACCGGGAGATCGGCATCAGGATCAATACAGACAAGACCACAGCTGTTGAAGGCACGCATTTCCGGATAGAAGGAAGAAAGATACCAGCCGATTCATTTTCCGTGCGGGTGCCGGTGATCATCTACAAGAATGGCTTAAAAGATAAATCTGTGCGACTCGAGATCGAAGTAACCGAAAACCAGTATTTCAAACCAGGGTATGATCGATACAAAAAAGCTGTATTCATTTGGGGCGATATGTTCCTGAAACCTGATATATGGGATAAATCCAATTACAGGTCAGCCTTTGGTGAGTTTACTCCTACACGTTATGCATTTATTCTGAAAGCCTGCAATATCACGGAGCTGCCAGACCCAATGAACCTGACCTTACTGGCCTATTACAACTCCGTTGCCCGTAAGGCATTGTTCGATCACAATGCAATACCCGGTAACACGCCGCTCACAGATGAACTGGGAACGGTTGAGTTCCCCGTGTATACAGGTGTTGGTGGTTTGGGTTAG
- a CDS encoding PKD-like family lipoprotein, with protein MKSKYCGILIAICISLFTACVKDEGNYSYGNQTDYFIDSTSVSSFFTLKQNEQLIVEPSLANGVSGNGLNYEWFLKQESFAVDPSTGGYYDVKIGTDRQLNYKITEKPGSYILVLYIKDSNNGGITQLLKRQLTVSSFASPGWMVLHGDGISSDISIVVNNRFTPAAPLSADYVQEDVFSLTNGKKIEGEGAGLFYLEDRWVEVFTKGDKGGYRVSGNDLRTLNPYSGMFVMPPAAPDIRYDVYASWSYNELLVNKGDLYFASQPEVYKYFPYGVKCFGEDYVAAPFLASINLYFTYYGVFYDTKHKRFLYIDYERNVKQFAAPGPNAAFDMRNVGKEMVYAEHGFDNRWFCLMQDAGAPASRELFVSKFNTYDDGNRALARIDISAAQGMAASTFFAFGNRGNIFYHADATHIYQNNYTGDKSSSLRMDVGGSFPGYEVTRMNVFKWRNHPYDGRLLMVALYNAAEKKGKLLQIDINEVSGVFGSIKEYDGFGKITAMNYKLK; from the coding sequence ATGAAATCAAAATATTGCGGCATACTGATTGCCATTTGCATATCGCTGTTCACGGCCTGCGTGAAGGATGAGGGGAATTATTCGTATGGAAATCAAACGGATTATTTTATCGATTCCACCAGTGTATCATCCTTCTTCACCCTTAAGCAAAATGAACAATTGATCGTAGAGCCTTCCCTTGCCAATGGCGTTTCAGGGAACGGGTTGAACTATGAATGGTTCCTGAAGCAGGAGAGCTTTGCTGTGGACCCTTCCACGGGAGGGTATTACGATGTTAAGATCGGAACAGACCGTCAGTTGAATTACAAGATCACGGAAAAACCGGGAAGCTATATACTGGTGCTGTACATAAAGGACAGCAATAACGGCGGGATCACGCAATTACTGAAACGACAGCTTACAGTGAGCTCCTTCGCTTCCCCGGGATGGATGGTATTGCATGGAGATGGCATTTCCTCGGATATCAGTATCGTAGTGAACAATCGTTTTACCCCTGCTGCTCCCTTGTCTGCCGATTATGTTCAGGAAGATGTTTTCTCCCTCACGAATGGTAAGAAGATAGAAGGTGAAGGCGCTGGTCTGTTTTATTTGGAAGATCGCTGGGTAGAGGTTTTTACAAAGGGCGATAAAGGAGGATACCGGGTTAGTGGTAATGACCTTCGTACGCTAAACCCTTACAGTGGAATGTTCGTGATGCCGCCAGCAGCTCCGGATATCCGTTACGACGTTTATGCATCCTGGTCATATAACGAGTTGCTGGTGAATAAAGGCGACCTGTATTTTGCTTCCCAGCCCGAGGTATACAAGTATTTCCCTTACGGCGTCAAATGTTTTGGGGAAGATTATGTTGCCGCTCCGTTCCTGGCGAGTATCAATTTATACTTCACTTATTACGGCGTTTTTTACGATACCAAACACAAACGGTTCCTCTATATCGATTACGAAAGGAATGTGAAGCAGTTCGCTGCGCCCGGGCCCAATGCCGCGTTCGATATGAGAAATGTAGGTAAAGAGATGGTTTATGCCGAACATGGATTCGATAACAGGTGGTTCTGCCTCATGCAGGATGCAGGAGCGCCTGCGTCCAGGGAACTCTTTGTTTCGAAATTCAATACATATGATGATGGCAACCGCGCCCTGGCAAGGATCGATATCAGCGCCGCGCAGGGTATGGCTGCTTCCACCTTCTTCGCGTTCGGTAACAGGGGAAATATCTTCTACCATGCGGATGCAACGCATATTTATCAGAATAACTATACGGGCGATAAAAGCTCTTCACTTCGTATGGACGTTGGCGGTAGTTTCCCGGGTTATGAAGTGACCAGGATGAATGTATTCAAATGGAGGAATCATCCCTATGATGGCCGTCTTCTGATGGTAGCCCTCTACAATGCCGCAGAAAAGAAAGGAAAACTATTGCAGATAGATATCAATGAAGTAAGCGGTGTATTCGGATCGATAAAAGAATATGACGGCTTCGGAAAGATCACTGCAATGAATTACAAACTAAAATAA
- a CDS encoding TlpA family protein disulfide reductase has protein sequence MLKSWLMILLLSTGSVMAAGKEKYCTLEGEIKMLKTPAEVMVLQRTGEFESDSVTAAVVDAQGHFRLKIPLKYNGLVLEIRVKGTHDFCNFIAEPGTVHIAGSSGKFYLAAVEGKAENKRWNEYQKFQYEMSKQQNNIFRQSGLSDEERKRMFDAFAERQKHFTDSFMLANKSSVVALYMARVPLPMMKHTQIDAVLQQFDKKLQAHPYYKEMKARADVLRRVAPDAVAPDFKVVKEDGKTPIQLSSFRGKYVLLDFWASWCVPCREENKHTLTIYEKFHPKGLEIVSFSLDHDLADWQKAIEKDGILWNNASDLTGGKRSKVAQEYGIDGLPAIWLIGPDGKIIAESIRGEELEKMLESIFRK, from the coding sequence ATGTTGAAGTCATGGTTAATGATCCTGTTGCTCTCCACCGGTTCGGTGATGGCGGCAGGAAAGGAAAAGTATTGTACCCTCGAAGGTGAGATCAAAATGCTCAAGACGCCGGCCGAAGTAATGGTTTTGCAAAGAACAGGTGAATTTGAATCGGATTCGGTAACAGCCGCTGTTGTTGATGCGCAGGGACATTTCAGGCTAAAGATCCCTCTGAAATACAACGGGCTGGTTTTGGAGATAAGGGTCAAAGGAACACACGATTTTTGCAATTTCATTGCTGAACCAGGTACTGTTCATATTGCCGGATCAAGCGGTAAATTTTACCTGGCAGCAGTTGAAGGAAAAGCTGAAAACAAACGCTGGAATGAATACCAAAAGTTTCAGTACGAAATGAGTAAACAACAAAACAACATTTTCCGGCAATCCGGGCTGTCTGATGAGGAACGAAAAAGAATGTTTGATGCTTTTGCTGAACGTCAAAAGCATTTTACTGATTCCTTCATGCTTGCAAACAAGTCTAGTGTGGTGGCATTGTACATGGCGCGGGTGCCGCTTCCCATGATGAAGCATACGCAGATCGACGCTGTTTTACAACAATTCGATAAGAAACTGCAGGCCCATCCCTATTACAAGGAAATGAAAGCAAGGGCCGATGTGTTGAGAAGAGTGGCCCCGGATGCCGTTGCGCCGGATTTCAAAGTTGTTAAAGAAGATGGCAAAACACCCATTCAACTTTCTTCCTTCCGCGGTAAATATGTACTGCTGGATTTCTGGGCTTCCTGGTGTGTGCCTTGCCGTGAGGAAAACAAACACACGCTGACTATCTATGAAAAATTTCACCCGAAAGGACTGGAGATTGTTTCGTTCTCGCTGGACCATGATTTGGCAGACTGGCAAAAAGCCATCGAAAAGGATGGCATTCTATGGAACAATGCTTCAGATCTTACCGGTGGTAAAAGATCGAAGGTGGCGCAGGAGTATGGGATCGACGGCCTGCCCGCCATCTGGCTGATAGGGCCGGACGGTAAAATCATAGCAGAGAGCATCCGTGGGGAAGAGCTTGAAAAAATGCTGGAATCCATATTCAGAAAATAA
- a CDS encoding S46 family peptidase, whose amino-acid sequence MKKTIIVIAALIISGLTTVTKADEGMWLLPLLKKYNEQQLKEMGLTIPIEQLSGADPDGIAASVVMFGSGCTGSVLSENGLVLTNYHCSYDAIRQHSSAQRDIFKLGFWAADTKQELPVNGLSVTINRKVIDISDEMKVLLADPSKWAATAERDLLKGAITVLNNRYQRLFPGMNLLFRSYFNNKLHVLYVQEKFDDIRLVGIAPKSVAKFGGETDNWKWPRQSADFAVFRIYASASGKPVPYAPSNVPLKVEHHIKVSSAGYQEGDLAMSMGFPFNSSRYAPAAEVKEKMMVMVPPVIAVRQQRLAILDEAMKLDDRIRLLYAAGYAGSANQYKDAVGFQEWSNRLDLYNKKKSKELSWAGNLSDSLDILYAKAAEDKKALQYLSEVFLESWSTLGFVNGFGRAFLGIKPGIPGNKGSLKNLKNNIRLSYGAFDPATDRKVAEAVLKIYMDSIDRKYWPDPLLEATGKPGFTVEKYIDSLYRGSVFAARDKLFMWMDKAVTPIKQDPLFLFAEAVSKKQFTLFRSIEQVSRQIRSLQQKYDQLNLQRYNGPVYPDADRTIRFSYGKIEKLQYEQQDFPFQMMFSSMIKKGSQLYPAQSDRYNDYLLHPQLLKLWEQLQQSGDPSARDMPVTFITNGDVTGGNSGSPMLNARGELIGLVFDCNWESMTRSYQYEPLYNRVICVDIRYILRLTEFLSGSKRIVDELLGT is encoded by the coding sequence ATGAAGAAGACGATCATTGTAATTGCAGCACTGATAATCTCCGGGCTTACAACGGTAACAAAGGCTGATGAAGGAATGTGGTTGCTGCCATTGTTGAAAAAGTACAATGAGCAACAATTGAAGGAAATGGGATTGACGATCCCCATAGAACAATTGTCGGGAGCGGATCCGGATGGCATTGCGGCTTCCGTGGTGATGTTCGGTTCCGGTTGTACGGGATCGGTGCTTTCTGAAAATGGGCTTGTGCTTACCAATTATCATTGCTCATATGATGCGATCAGGCAGCACAGTTCTGCACAACGGGATATTTTCAAGCTGGGTTTCTGGGCCGCTGATACGAAGCAGGAACTGCCGGTTAACGGCCTCTCCGTTACGATCAACAGAAAAGTGATCGACATAAGCGATGAAATGAAAGTATTGCTGGCCGATCCCTCAAAATGGGCAGCGACTGCTGAAAGGGATTTATTGAAGGGGGCTATAACAGTCTTGAATAACCGCTATCAGCGCCTGTTTCCGGGCATGAACCTCTTGTTCAGATCATATTTCAATAACAAGCTGCATGTTTTGTACGTGCAGGAGAAGTTCGATGATATTCGCCTGGTGGGAATTGCCCCTAAATCTGTGGCAAAATTCGGCGGCGAAACGGATAACTGGAAATGGCCGAGACAGAGCGCTGATTTTGCGGTTTTCAGGATCTACGCAAGTGCTTCAGGTAAACCTGTACCCTATGCTCCATCGAATGTTCCGCTGAAAGTGGAACATCATATCAAAGTCTCTTCAGCAGGATACCAGGAAGGAGATCTTGCCATGTCGATGGGGTTCCCGTTCAATTCCAGCCGTTATGCTCCGGCCGCTGAAGTAAAAGAAAAGATGATGGTGATGGTGCCACCCGTAATTGCTGTACGTCAGCAACGGCTCGCTATCCTGGACGAAGCCATGAAACTGGATGACCGTATCAGGCTTCTTTATGCAGCCGGTTATGCCGGTTCAGCCAATCAATACAAGGATGCAGTGGGCTTTCAGGAATGGTCCAACAGGCTGGACCTCTACAATAAGAAAAAGTCGAAGGAATTGTCCTGGGCAGGAAACCTGAGTGATTCACTGGATATCTTGTATGCGAAAGCGGCTGAAGACAAAAAAGCGCTGCAGTATTTGTCGGAAGTATTCCTGGAAAGCTGGAGTACGCTCGGTTTTGTGAATGGATTTGGCCGGGCATTCCTCGGTATCAAACCAGGAATTCCAGGCAATAAGGGCTCGCTCAAAAATCTAAAGAACAATATCCGGTTAAGTTACGGTGCTTTTGATCCTGCAACAGATAGAAAAGTAGCAGAGGCTGTACTGAAAATCTATATGGACAGCATTGATCGCAAATACTGGCCCGATCCTTTGCTGGAAGCAACAGGTAAACCAGGTTTTACTGTTGAAAAATACATTGATAGCCTGTACCGGGGTTCAGTGTTTGCGGCCAGAGACAAACTCTTCATGTGGATGGATAAAGCTGTTACTCCCATCAAACAAGATCCTTTGTTTTTATTTGCAGAGGCAGTATCGAAGAAACAATTTACTTTATTCAGAAGTATCGAGCAGGTCTCCAGGCAAATTCGTTCATTACAGCAGAAGTACGATCAATTGAATCTGCAGCGCTATAATGGCCCTGTTTACCCCGATGCCGATCGAACTATACGTTTCTCCTATGGAAAAATAGAAAAGCTGCAGTATGAACAACAGGATTTTCCTTTTCAGATGATGTTCTCTTCAATGATTAAAAAAGGTAGCCAGTTATATCCGGCACAATCGGACAGGTATAACGATTATCTGCTTCATCCGCAATTGTTGAAGTTATGGGAGCAATTGCAGCAGTCCGGTGATCCTTCCGCACGGGACATGCCGGTTACATTTATCACTAATGGCGATGTAACGGGCGGGAACTCCGGCAGCCCAATGCTGAATGCCAGGGGAGAGCTCATTGGTTTGGTTTTCGATTGCAACTGGGAGTCGATGACGAGAAGCTACCAGTACGAACCTTTGTACAACCGCGTGATCTGCGTGGATATCCGGTATATCCTGCGGTTGACGGAGTTTCTTTCCGGTTCGAAAAGAATAGTGGATGAGTTGTTAGGGACATGA
- a CDS encoding epoxide hydrolase family protein, whose translation MKQIILFLSIAVTTISVNAQSKKKDHMYTVKPFTINVQQTVLDDLQHRLRNTRWPDAPANIGWQYGTDPVFLQSLVAYWQNGYDWRKQEAALNKFPQFTVEIDSVTIHFLHIKSKSSNAKPLLLLHGWPDCFYRYIKVIPLLTDYDLVIPSIPGFGFSGHVAKTDDGSAKIFATLMKDVLGYDTFFSAGGDIGQGITKSLANLYPENVPAIHLSDVGYPNGSEDWSKMSKAEQEFGQIIQQWWFKEGAYSLLHATKPQTQAYGLNDSPAGLAAWIIEKFNSWRTQEDGIENHFTKDELLTNIMIYWVTQTINSSMRSYAVDNAQELASARKVNTPTGVAIFPGDAPTPKEWAERRVNVKRFSKMEKGGHFAALETPELWAKEVDTFFKEQLTK comes from the coding sequence ATGAAACAGATCATTCTTTTTTTGTCGATCGCAGTTACAACAATTTCCGTAAACGCTCAATCTAAAAAGAAGGACCATATGTATACAGTAAAACCTTTCACCATCAACGTGCAGCAAACAGTCCTTGACGATCTTCAACACCGTCTCCGGAATACCCGCTGGCCAGATGCACCCGCCAATATCGGCTGGCAATACGGTACTGATCCTGTATTCCTTCAAAGCCTTGTGGCCTATTGGCAAAATGGTTACGACTGGCGCAAACAGGAAGCCGCTCTCAACAAGTTCCCACAATTCACGGTGGAGATAGATAGTGTTACCATTCATTTCCTTCATATCAAAAGCAAAAGCTCCAATGCAAAACCATTGCTGTTGTTGCACGGCTGGCCTGATTGTTTTTACCGTTATATCAAAGTGATCCCGTTATTGACAGACTATGACCTGGTGATCCCTTCTATCCCCGGATTCGGTTTTTCAGGTCATGTGGCAAAAACCGATGATGGCTCCGCAAAGATCTTCGCCACTTTGATGAAGGACGTACTCGGCTATGATACTTTCTTTTCTGCCGGTGGTGATATAGGACAGGGCATCACCAAATCTCTCGCCAATCTATACCCGGAAAATGTACCTGCCATTCATTTATCAGATGTAGGATATCCCAATGGTTCCGAGGATTGGAGCAAGATGTCGAAAGCTGAACAGGAGTTCGGACAAATCATTCAACAATGGTGGTTTAAAGAAGGAGCCTACTCGCTGCTGCATGCCACTAAACCACAAACGCAGGCTTATGGACTGAATGATTCTCCGGCAGGGCTGGCAGCCTGGATCATTGAAAAGTTCAACAGCTGGCGTACACAGGAAGATGGTATCGAAAACCATTTTACAAAAGATGAACTGCTTACGAATATTATGATCTATTGGGTAACGCAAACCATTAATTCTTCCATGCGCAGTTATGCAGTAGACAATGCGCAGGAGCTCGCATCTGCCAGGAAAGTGAATACGCCTACGGGTGTTGCGATCTTCCCCGGTGATGCTCCTACGCCAAAGGAATGGGCTGAAAGAAGGGTGAATGTAAAACGTTTTAGCAAGATGGAGAAAGGCGGTCATTTTGCCGCGCTGGAAACACCGGAGTTGTGGGCGAAAGAAGTGGATACGTTTTTTAAGGAGCAGCTGACTAAATAA
- a CDS encoding ThuA domain-containing protein, whose product MKYFKPVIILFAACISLSCDKDRDKSSRILVFSKTAGFRHSSIPQGKTAILELGRANGFKTDTTENASLFTIENLKKYAAVVFLNTTGDVLDAQQQKDFEEYIRGGGGYAGVHAASDTEYDWPWYGKLVGAYFASHPEQQEAKLRVINHEHLSTKHLPAEWKRKDEWYNFKSIDPATSVLITIDEQSYTGGTNGEPHPMSWFHAYDGGRAWYTALGHTGASYAEPEFLKHLLGGIQYAMGKTGN is encoded by the coding sequence ATGAAATATTTCAAACCAGTCATTATTCTTTTTGCCGCATGCATCAGCCTTTCCTGTGATAAGGACCGTGACAAATCTTCCCGTATTCTCGTTTTCTCGAAAACGGCCGGGTTCCGGCACAGTTCCATTCCCCAGGGGAAAACGGCGATCCTGGAATTAGGCAGGGCGAACGGATTCAAAACAGACACAACAGAGAACGCATCTCTTTTCACCATTGAGAATCTGAAAAAATATGCAGCTGTAGTATTTCTGAACACAACCGGTGATGTTTTGGATGCACAACAACAAAAGGATTTTGAGGAATATATTCGCGGAGGCGGCGGCTATGCAGGTGTACATGCTGCTTCCGATACGGAGTACGACTGGCCCTGGTATGGAAAACTGGTGGGTGCTTATTTCGCCAGCCATCCTGAGCAGCAGGAAGCAAAACTGCGGGTAATCAACCATGAACATCTTTCCACCAAACATCTTCCTGCTGAATGGAAAAGGAAGGATGAGTGGTACAACTTCAAAAGCATCGATCCGGCAACATCGGTACTGATCACCATCGATGAACAATCCTATACCGGCGGCACCAACGGGGAACCGCACCCCATGAGCTGGTTCCATGCCTATGACGGAGGCCGTGCCTGGTATACCGCACTTGGCCATACCGGGGCATCCTATGCAGAGCCTGAGTTTTTGAAGCATCTGTTGGGCGGCATTCAATATGCGATGGGGAAAACAGGAAACTAA
- a CDS encoding RNA polymerase sigma factor gives MTEEQSYEHEELLTLVANGDESAFRELVMRYSGLLYTYIYKHIESKEASEELVQDVFFQIWLTRESLREVRNFRTYLYVVSRNQALNAVKKMMRDYQRHQEYQQWEQVPEPEENHLKRELQLSIIEEAIEKLPPQQKKAWILSRRERLTYQQVAQEMTISKETVKTYLQHAHQFIGKYLMDRMSALLLLLWVK, from the coding sequence TTGACAGAAGAACAATCATATGAGCATGAAGAGTTACTGACTCTGGTAGCCAATGGCGATGAATCGGCGTTTCGCGAACTGGTGATGCGCTATTCAGGCCTGCTGTATACTTATATCTATAAACATATCGAATCCAAAGAGGCTTCGGAAGAGCTGGTGCAGGACGTGTTCTTCCAGATATGGCTGACCCGCGAATCACTCCGCGAAGTGCGTAATTTCAGGACATACCTGTATGTAGTGTCCCGCAACCAGGCATTGAATGCCGTCAAAAAAATGATGCGCGATTACCAGCGCCATCAGGAATACCAGCAATGGGAGCAGGTTCCCGAGCCCGAAGAAAATCACCTGAAGCGTGAACTGCAACTATCCATTATCGAGGAGGCCATCGAAAAACTCCCGCCCCAGCAGAAAAAAGCCTGGATATTGAGCAGGAGAGAGAGACTTACGTATCAACAAGTGGCGCAGGAAATGACTATCTCCAAAGAAACGGTGAAGACCTATCTCCAGCATGCCCATCAATTCATCGGGAAATATTTGATGGACCGCATGAGCGCGCTGTTACTCTTGCTTTGGGTAAAATAA